The DNA region CCGCACCCGCACTGTCGGGACTGGTGACCGGAATGGGGAAGGCGACGGTGGCGCTGGGCGGCCGGTTCTTCCGGTACCTGCCCCCGGCACTGGTGGAGCGGGTGCTGCCCAAGCCGGGGACCGGCCCGAACCGGCAACGCCGGGAGAACGGCTACTACTGCATCGAGACGTACACGACCACCAGCGGTGGTGCCCGCTACCGGGCGGTGATGGCGCAGCGGGGCGACCCTGGCTATCAGGCCACCTCGGTCATGCTGGCCGAGAGTGCGCTGACGCTCGCCCTGGACCGCGACGCCCTGCCGGATCGCTACGGGGTACTCACCCCGGCGGCCGCCATGGGCGATGCGTTGCAGGCCAGGCTCACCGCGGCAGGGGTGACGCTGGAGGTCTCCCGGCTGCCCTGACAGCCGTTCCGAAGGCCGGTGCCGGCCCTTGACCTTTCCGCTAGTGTCGTTTTCGACCGCTGCCTGCAGGGCGGCACCCAGCAACGAAGGTGGAATCTCTCATGGCCGGCCTCGACGACCTTTTCGCTCAGATCCCGATCCAGGACATCGCCAGCCAGCTCGGCGCCGACTCCGGTGAAGTGGACAGCACCATTCGTACCCTGGTCCCGGTTCTGGTCAGCGGGTTGAGTCAGAACGCTCAGGACCCCGGCCAGGCCGACAACATCGTCAACAGCGCCGCCACCTTCGCCGCCCAGGGGCTGCTGGACAACGCCCTGGGTGCCAGCAACTCCGAGGGCCAGCAGGTGATCTCCACCATCTTCGGCGGCAACGACACCAACCAGGTCGCCTCGGCGTTGTCGGGTGCCGGTGCCGGCAACAACGAACTCCTGCAGAAGCTGCTGCCGATCATCGCGCCGATCGTGCTGGCCTACATCGGCAAGCAGCTGACCGGGCAGAAGGCCGAGCCGGCTCAGCAGCAGGCTTCCGGCGGCGTCCTCGGCGACGTCCTGGGTGGAATCCTCGGCGGCATGGCCGGTGGCGGCGGCGCCCAGAACCAGTCGATGGGCAGCATCCTGGGCAACATGATCGGCGGCAAGACCGGCGGTGCCATCGGCGACATCCTCGGCGGCCTGCTCGGCGGCAAGAAGTAGCCGACGACACTGCTTCTCGACAAAACCCCCGGATCAGCCCTGATCCGGGGGTTTTTCGCCCTGATGCCTCCCTCGGAGGGCGGTTGCCCGGCAGTCATTCCTAGAATTGAGCGGTGACTGACTCTCCCAACGCCGCCAACGCCGAACACCTGCCCAAGTCCTGGGAGCCGGGTGCGGTAGAGGACGCGATCTACCAGCGTTGGGTGGATGCGGGCTACTTCACCGCCGATCCGACCAGCGACAAGCCGGGCTACTCCATCGTGCTGCCCCCGCCCAACGTCACGGGCAGTCTGCACATGGGCCACGCGCTCGACCACACCCTGATGGACGCGCTGACCCGTCGCAAGCGGATGCAGGGTTTCGAGGTGCTCTGGTTGCCGGGCATGGACCACGCCGGTATCGCGACCCAGAGTGTCGTGGAGCGCAGGCTGGCGGCTGAGGGGCAGTCCAAGGAAGAACTGGGTCGCGAGCGCTTCATCGAGCAGGTCTGGGACTGGAAGCGAGTCTCCGGCGGCACCATCGGCACCCAGATGCGCCGGATCGGCGACGGGGTGGACTGGAGCCGGGAACGGTTCACCATGGACGAGGGCCTGTCCCGGGCGGTTCGGACCATCTTCAAACGGCTCTACGACGCCGGGCTGATCTACCAAGCCGAGCGGCTGGTCAACTGGTCGCCGGTGCTGGAGACCGCGATCAGTGACCTCGAGGTCAAATACGAGGACATCGAAGGCGAGCTGGTGTCTTTCCGGTACGGCTCGATGGACGACGACCAGCCCCACATCGTGGTGGCCACCACCCGGTTGGAGACCATGCTCGGTGACACCGCGATCGCGGTGCACCCCGACGACGACCGTTATCGCCATCTGGTGGGCAGCCGCCTGCCGCATCCCTTCACGGACCGCGAGATCCTGGTGGTGGCCGACGCCCACGTCGATCCGGAATTCGGCACCGGCGCGGTCAAGGTGACCCCCGCCCACGACCCCAACGACTTCGAGATCGGTCTGCGCCATCAGCTGGAGATGCCGACGATCCTCGACGTCAAGGCCCGGATCACCGGTACCGGAACACAATTCGACGGCATGGATCGTTTCGAGGCTCGTGTCGCCGTGCGGGAGGCGCTGGCCGCCCAGGGCCGGATCGTCGCCGAGAAGCGACCGTATGTGCACAGTGTCGGCCATTCCGAACGCAGCGGCGAGGTCATCGAGCCCCGGCTGTCCATGCAGTGGTGGGTCAACGTCGAATCGCTGGCGAAGGCCGCCGGCGACGCGGTCCGCGACGGCGACACCGTCATCCATCCGAAGAGCCAGGAACCGCGCTGGTTCTCCTGGGTCGACGACATGCACGACTGGTGCATCTCCCGGCAACTGTGGTGGGGGCATCGCATTCCGATCTGGCACGGTCCCAACGGCGAGAAGGTCTGTGTCGGACCGGACGAGACTCCGCCGGCGGGCTGGGAACAGGATCCCGACGTGCTGGACACCTGGTTCTCCTCGGCGCTGTGGCCGTTCTCCACGATGGGCTGGCCCGACGCCACGCCCGAGCTGGCGAAGTTCTACCCGACGAGTGTTCTGGTGACGGGCTACGACATCCTGTTCTTCTGGGTGGCCCGGATGATGATGTTCGGCACCTTCGTCGGCGGCGACGCCGCGCTGCCCGAGGGCAAGGTTCCGTTCCGCAACGTGTTCCTGCACGGCCTGATTCGTGACGAGCACGGCCGCAAGATGAGCAAGTCGCGCGGCAACGGCATCGATCCGCTGGACTGGGTGGAGACCTTCGGCGCCGATGCACTGCGGTTCACCCTGGCCCGCGGTGCCAGCCCCGGCAGCGACCTGTCGATCGGCGAAGACCATGCCCGCGCATCGCGCAATTTCGTCACCAAGCTGTTCAACGCCACCCGCTTCGCCCTGATCAACGGTGCGCGGCCGGCACCGCTGCCGCCGGTGCAGGAGTTGACCGACGCCGACCGATGGATTCTGGGCCGGTTGGAAGAGGTTCGTGCCGAAGTCGATTCGGCGTTCGAGACCTACGAGTTCGGTCGGGCCTGCGAAGCGCTCTACCACTTCGCCTGGGACGAGTTCTGCGACTGGTACGTCGAATTGGCCAAGACTCAGCTGGGCCAGGGGCTCGAGAACACCACGGCGGTGTTGGCCGCGGTGCTCGACACGCTGCTGCGACTGTTGCACCCGGTGATCCCGTTCGTCACCGAAACGCTGTGGCGCGAGCTCACCGGTGAGGAGTCCCTGGTGGTGGCCGACTGGCCCACGGAATCGGGAATCGCACTGGATCAGGTTGCTGCGCAACGGATCACCGATATGCAGAAACTGGTCACCGAGGTGCGCAGGTTCCGCAGCGATCAGGGCCTGCGGGACCGTCAGAAGGTCCCCGCACGGCTCAGCGGCATCGAGCAGGCCGAGCTGTCCACGCAGGTGCCGGCCGTGGCCTCGCAGGCGTGGCTGACCGAGCCCGGTGCGGGATTCACTCCGTCGGCCACCGTCGAGGTGCGACTTGCCCACGGCACCGTGGTCGTCGAGTTGGACACCTCGGGAACCGTCGACGTCGTCGCCGAACGCCGCCGTCTGGAGAAAGACCTGGCGGCGGCCCGCAAGGAACTCGAGGCGACAGCGGCCAAACTGGGCAACGAGGCGTTCCTGGCCAAGGCGCCCGACGCCGTCGTCGACAAGATTCGCGCTCGCCGGCAGTTGGCCGGCGACGAGGTGGAGCGGATCACCGCGCGTCTCGCGGCACTGGCATGACCGATCGGTCACTCGGCCCGGCGGCGCCGACCCCGGACGAGATCGCGGCATTGCTCCAGGTCGAGCACCTGCTCGATCAACGGTGGGGCGAGACCAAGATCGAACCCAGTCTGACCCGGATCAACGCGCTACTGGAACTGCTCGGCTCGCCGCAGCGCAGCTATCCGTCGATCCACGTCGCCGGCACCAACGGCAAGACCTCGGTGGTGCGGATGATCGATGCCCTGCTGACCGCGTTCTCCCGTCGCACCGGCCGGACCACCAGCCCGCATCTGCAGTCGGCGGTCGAGCGCATCGCGGTCGACGGCGAGCCGATCAGCCCGGCCCGCTACGTGGAGACCTACATCGAGATCGAACCCTTCGTGCAGATGGTCGACGCGTCCTCACAGGCCGACGGCGGCCCGGCCATGAGCAAGTTCGAGGTGCTCACCGGCATGGCGTTCGCCGCGTTCGCCGATGCGCCGGTCGATGTCGCGGTCGTCGAGGTCGGTATGGGAGGGCGCTGGGATGCCACCAACGTCGTGACCGCCCCCGTCGCGGTCATCACCCCGATCGGCATCGACCACGTCGACTACCTCGGTGCCGAGATCGCCGGGATAGCCGAGGAGAAGGCCGGGATCATCCACCGCTCGACCGACGAGTCGGTCGACACCGTGGCGGTGATCGGCCGGCAGTCGCCCGAGGTGATGGAAGTGTTGCTGGCGCAGTCCATTCGGGCCGACGCGGCGGTTGCGCGGGAGAACTCCGAATTCGCCGTACGCAGTAGGCAACTCGCGATCGGCGGGCAGGTGCTCGAGCTGCAGGGCCTGGGCGGGGTGTATTCGGACATCTTCTTGCCGCTGCACGGCGAACACCAGGCCCACAACGCCGTGCTGGCGCTGGCGGCGGTGGAGGCGTTCTTCGGTGCCGGCGCCGAGCGTCAACTCGATGTCGAGACCGTACGGGCGGGTTTCGCCGCGGTGCGCAGTCCCGGACGGTTGGAGCGGATGCGTAGCTCGCCCACCGTATTCATCGATGCCGCGCACAACCCGGCCGGTGCCGCCGTACTCGCCGAGGCACTGGCTGACGATTTCGACTTCACCCACCTGATCGGCGTCGTCAGCGTGCTGGGGGACAAGGACGTCGACGGGATCCTCACGGCACTCGAGCCGGCGTTCGACCGAATCGTGGTCACCCACAACGGATCCCCGCGGGCGCTGGACATCGAGACGCTGACGGTGGCCGCCGCGCGGGTGTTCGGCGACGATCGGGTGGTCACCACCGAGACCTTGGAAGATGCGATCGACGCCGCCACCGCACTGGTCGACGAGTTCGATGCCGGAGGCGAAGCCTCGGGCGCCGGGATCGTGATCACCGGCTCGGTGGTCACCGCCGGTGCGGCGCGCACACTGTTCGGGAAGGATCCGGCATGACCGAACCTGACACTGGCACTGACACCGACGCCCCGGACCCGTGGCGGGGCTTTCGCGGCGTGATGGCTGCGACGTTGATCCTCGAATCGATCACGGTGCTGTTGGCGTTGCCGGTGGTCGGCGTGGTCGGCGGCGGGTTGACGCCGCTCTCGACGGGCTATCTGCTGGGCTTTGCGCTGGTACTGCTGCTTTTCGCCGGAATCCAGGGCCGAAGCTGGGCGATCTGGGCCAACCTGGCGCTGCAACCGGTGCTGGTGGCCGGATTCCTGATCTACCCCGGTGTCGGGGTGATGGGCCTGGTGTTCACCGGGGTCTGGGCACTGATCGCCTATTTCCGTGCGGTGGTGTTGCGGCGGTCGGGTTCCGGGCCGGTACGCTAGCGCCCGTGCCGCTGGCGAGGATGCGG from Mycolicibacter sp. MU0083 includes:
- a CDS encoding DUF937 domain-containing protein, which codes for MAGLDDLFAQIPIQDIASQLGADSGEVDSTIRTLVPVLVSGLSQNAQDPGQADNIVNSAATFAAQGLLDNALGASNSEGQQVISTIFGGNDTNQVASALSGAGAGNNELLQKLLPIIAPIVLAYIGKQLTGQKAEPAQQQASGGVLGDVLGGILGGMAGGGGAQNQSMGSILGNMIGGKTGGAIGDILGGLLGGKK
- a CDS encoding valine--tRNA ligase; this encodes MTDSPNAANAEHLPKSWEPGAVEDAIYQRWVDAGYFTADPTSDKPGYSIVLPPPNVTGSLHMGHALDHTLMDALTRRKRMQGFEVLWLPGMDHAGIATQSVVERRLAAEGQSKEELGRERFIEQVWDWKRVSGGTIGTQMRRIGDGVDWSRERFTMDEGLSRAVRTIFKRLYDAGLIYQAERLVNWSPVLETAISDLEVKYEDIEGELVSFRYGSMDDDQPHIVVATTRLETMLGDTAIAVHPDDDRYRHLVGSRLPHPFTDREILVVADAHVDPEFGTGAVKVTPAHDPNDFEIGLRHQLEMPTILDVKARITGTGTQFDGMDRFEARVAVREALAAQGRIVAEKRPYVHSVGHSERSGEVIEPRLSMQWWVNVESLAKAAGDAVRDGDTVIHPKSQEPRWFSWVDDMHDWCISRQLWWGHRIPIWHGPNGEKVCVGPDETPPAGWEQDPDVLDTWFSSALWPFSTMGWPDATPELAKFYPTSVLVTGYDILFFWVARMMMFGTFVGGDAALPEGKVPFRNVFLHGLIRDEHGRKMSKSRGNGIDPLDWVETFGADALRFTLARGASPGSDLSIGEDHARASRNFVTKLFNATRFALINGARPAPLPPVQELTDADRWILGRLEEVRAEVDSAFETYEFGRACEALYHFAWDEFCDWYVELAKTQLGQGLENTTAVLAAVLDTLLRLLHPVIPFVTETLWRELTGEESLVVADWPTESGIALDQVAAQRITDMQKLVTEVRRFRSDQGLRDRQKVPARLSGIEQAELSTQVPAVASQAWLTEPGAGFTPSATVEVRLAHGTVVVELDTSGTVDVVAERRRLEKDLAAARKELEATAAKLGNEAFLAKAPDAVVDKIRARRQLAGDEVERITARLAALA
- the folC gene encoding bifunctional tetrahydrofolate synthase/dihydrofolate synthase — encoded protein: MTDRSLGPAAPTPDEIAALLQVEHLLDQRWGETKIEPSLTRINALLELLGSPQRSYPSIHVAGTNGKTSVVRMIDALLTAFSRRTGRTTSPHLQSAVERIAVDGEPISPARYVETYIEIEPFVQMVDASSQADGGPAMSKFEVLTGMAFAAFADAPVDVAVVEVGMGGRWDATNVVTAPVAVITPIGIDHVDYLGAEIAGIAEEKAGIIHRSTDESVDTVAVIGRQSPEVMEVLLAQSIRADAAVARENSEFAVRSRQLAIGGQVLELQGLGGVYSDIFLPLHGEHQAHNAVLALAAVEAFFGAGAERQLDVETVRAGFAAVRSPGRLERMRSSPTVFIDAAHNPAGAAVLAEALADDFDFTHLIGVVSVLGDKDVDGILTALEPAFDRIVVTHNGSPRALDIETLTVAAARVFGDDRVVTTETLEDAIDAATALVDEFDAGGEASGAGIVITGSVVTAGAARTLFGKDPA
- a CDS encoding DUF4233 domain-containing protein — translated: MTEPDTGTDTDAPDPWRGFRGVMAATLILESITVLLALPVVGVVGGGLTPLSTGYLLGFALVLLLFAGIQGRSWAIWANLALQPVLVAGFLIYPGVGVMGLVFTGVWALIAYFRAVVLRRSGSGPVR